The proteins below are encoded in one region of Puntigrus tetrazona isolate hp1 chromosome 5, ASM1883169v1, whole genome shotgun sequence:
- the dgcr8 gene encoding microprocessor complex subunit DGCR8, with protein sequence MDMNEILPPLPLEPPDAVLAGNDYSKAPPPPPLQTSSDAEEMDVSSGGDGHQHTPAVDRDEQLLFNKRTLSVSGHSSGSPDPMATCPRTARHAPPVTKFLPDLKLLKDVKISVSFSDSSKSKDRKVLYTGLGQVSHEEQSLEGLNGELHDSLEQRNVPGSSTMSTASLGLVRNTEELETEQENKVEFAVLDDLEDFSENFLKVEDGEPSGFRSKMIVQQEQAHEEDLNYSYEEDFDNDVDALLEEGMPMPKKRRLAEDKYAGDSDHHSDGEAGVQPMMTKIKTVLKSRGRPPTEPLPDGWIMTFHNSGIPVYLHRETRVVTWSRPYFLGTGSIRKHDPPTSSIPCLHYKKMKEQEERQQNGEVTPTAEVSPVKSGEEGVSLERVDEPDSTATEELTGRPTSEDPDLDLMEPGGSSEGKEIQASDTAQGALGQVKAKVEVCKDESVDIEEFRSYLEKCFDFEQVTVKKFRTWAERRQFNRDMKRKQAESERPILPANQKLITLSVQDAPTKKEFVINPNGKSEVCILHEYMQRVLKVRPVYNFFECENPSEPFGASVIIDGVTYGTGTASSKKLAKNKAARATLEILIPDFVKQTSEEKPVEGDELEYFNHISIEDSRVYELTNKAGLLSPYQILHECLKRNHGMGDTSIKFEVIPGKNQKSEYVMTCGKHTVRGWCKNKRVGKQLASQKILQMLHPHVKNWGSLLRMYGRESNKMVKKENSDKSVIELQQYAKKNKPNLHILNKLREEMMKLAREREEARKKPKMTIMESAQPGSEPLCTVDV encoded by the exons ATGGATATGAATGAGATTTTACCTCCCCTCCCATTGGAGCCACCAGATGCAGTATTGGCGGGGAATGATTACAGTAAAGCACCTCCACCACCTCCCCTGCAAACGTCCAGTGACGCAGAGGAAATGGACGTTAGCTCTGGTGGTGATGGACACCAACACACCCCAGCAGTGGACAGGGACGAACAGCTCCTCTTCAACAAACGCACATTGTCCGTTAGCGGTCACTCATCAGGTAGCCCTGACCCCATGGCCACGTGCCCCAGAACCGCTCGCCATGCTCCCCCAGTTACCAAGTTCTTGCCTGATCTCAAACTCCTCAAAGATGTAAAGATTAGCGTCAGTTTCTCAGACAGCAGTAAGAGCAAAGACAGGAAGGTGTTGTACACTGGTTTGGGGCAGGTTAGCCACGAAGAGCAGAGCCTAGAGGGACTGAATGGTGAATTGCATGATTCTTTAGAGCAGAGAAATGTGCCGGGCAGTTCAACCATGAGCACTGCTTCTTTAGGGCTAGTTAGAAACACTGAAGAGCTGGAGACAGAGCAGGAGAACAAGGTTGAGTTTGCCGTGTTGGATGACCTGGAAGATTTCAGTGAGAACTTTCTGAAAGTGGAAGATGGGGAGCCGAGTGGTTTCAGGTCTAAGATGATAGTTCAGCAGGAGCAAGCGCACGAGGAGGACCTGAATTACTCCTATGAG GAGGACTTTGACAATGATGTAGATGCCCTGCTCGAGGAAGGCATGCCCATGCCTAAGAAGAGGCGCCTGGCTGAAGACAAATATGCTGGAGACAGTGATCATCATTCAGATGGGGAGGCCGGAGTTCAGCCTATGATGACCAAAATTAAGACTGTTCTTAAGA GTCGTGGGCGTCCACCAACTGAGCCGTTACCTGATGGGTGGATCATGACATTCCATAACTCTGGCATTCCAGTCTACCTCCACCGGGAAACCAGAGTTGTCACCTGGTCTAGACCTTACTTCCTTGGAACAGGAAGCATTAGG AAACATGACCCACCAACCAGTAGCATTCCCTGCTTGCACTACAAGAAAATGAAGGAACAAGAAGAAAGGCAACAGAACGGAGAGGTGACTCCGACTGCAGAGGTGTCTCCAGTGAAATCTGGAGAGGAGGGTGTCTCATTGGAGAGAGTTGATGAACCTGACTCTACTGCCACTGAAGAGCTCACTGGCAGACCAACATCAGAAGATCCAGATCTTGACCTCATGGAGCCAGGAGGATCTTCAGAGGGGAAAGAGATCCAAGCCAGTGATACTGCACAGGGAGCCCTGGGCCAGGTTAAAGCCAAGGTGGAGGTGTGCAAAGATGAGTCTGTTG ACATCGAGGAGTTTAGAAGCTATCTAGAGAAGTGCTTTGATTTTGAGCAAGTGACGGTTAAGAAGTTTCGCACATGGGCTGAGCGCAGACAGTTCAACAGGGACATGAAGAGGAAGCAGGCAGAGTCTGAGAGGCCCATCCTACCTGCCAATCAGAAGCTCATCACACTGTCTGTACAAGACGCCCCCACAAAGAAAG AGTTTGTTATCAACCCCAATGGGAAGTCAGAAGTGTGCATTTTGCACGAGTATATGCAAAGAGTGCTCAAAGTGCGACCAGTTTACAACTTTTTTGAATGTG AAAACCCAAGTGAACCCTTCGGAGCGTCAGTCATTATAGATGGTGTTACTTATGGCACAGGAACAGCAAGTAGTAAAAAACTCGCCAAGAATAAAGCTG CTCGAGCAACACTGGAGATCCTTATTCCTGACTTTGTAAAGCAGACGTCTGAGGAGAAGCCCGTAGAGGGAGATGAACTGGAG TATTTTAATCATATCAGTATTGAAGATTCAAGGGTGTATGAGCTGACCAACAAAGCAGGTTTACTCTCACCATATCAGATCCTTCATGAGTGCCTTAAGAG AAACCATGGCATGGGTGACACCAGCATCAAGTTTGAGGTGATTCCAGGAAAGAACCAAAAGAGTGAATATGTCATGACATGTGGGAAGCACACCGTACGCGGGTGGT GTAAAAATAAGCGGGTTGGAAAGCAGCTGGCATCACAGAAGATTCTTCAGATGCTTCATCCTCATGTAAAGAACTGGGGCTCACTGCTGCGCATGTATGGCAGAGAGAGCAACAAGATGGTTAAAAAG GAGAACTCTGATAAGAGTGTCATTGAGCTTCAGCAGTATGCCAAAAAGAACAAGCCAAATCTTCACATCCTCAACAAACTACGAGAAGAGATGATGAAGCTGGCTCGAGAAAGG gagGAGGCAAGAAAGAAGCCGAAGATGACTATAATGGAGTCCGCTCAACCTGGCAGTGAACCTCTGTGTACTGTTGACGTTTAA
- the tia1l gene encoding cytotoxic granule-associated RNA binding protein 1, like isoform X1 has product MMMMDEDQPRTLYVGNLSRDVTEALILQVFSQIGPCKSCKMIFDTAGNDPYCFVEFYENRHAAAALAAMNGRKILGKDMKVNWASMPGSQKKDTSNHFHVFVGDLSPEISTDDVRAAFAPFGKISDARVVKDLATGKSKGYGFISFINKWDAESAIQQMNGQWLGGRQIRTNWATRKPSAPKSNNEASSKHLSYEEVLNQSSPSNCTVYCGGIASGLSDQLMRQTFSPFGQIMEIRVFPEKGYSFVRFDSHEGAAHAIVSVNGTCIEGHTVKCYWGKETADMRSMQQMQMPQQNKPTYAAQPYGQWGQSYGNGQQMGQYMPNGWQMPTYGVYGQAWNQQGYK; this is encoded by the exons ATGATGATGATGGACGAGGACCAGCCCAGGACATT GTATGTCGGGAACCTCTCCAGGGACGTTACGGAGGCCCTCATCCTGCAAGTGTTCTCCCAGATCGGCCCCTGCAAAAGCTGTAAAATGATATTTGAT acgGCTGGAAATGACCCATACTGCTTTGTGGAGTTCTATGAGAACAGACATGCTGCTGCAGCTTTGGCTGCCATGAATGGCAGGAAGATCTTAGGAAAG gACATGAAGGTTAACTGGGCCTCAATGCCAGGCAGTCAAAAGAAAGACACAAGCA ATCATTTCCATGTCTTTGTCGGTGACCTGAGCCCAGAAATCTCCACAGATGATGTCAGAGCAGCCTTTGCTCCGTTTGGAAAGATATC TGACGCCCGTGTGGTGAAGGATCTGGCCACAGGCAAATCTAAAGGATATGGTTTCAtctcttttattaataaatgg GATGCAGAAAGTGCTATTCAGCAAATGAATGGCCAGTGGCTGGGAGGCAGACAGATCAGAACAAACTGGGCCACAAGGAAGCCATCGGCTCCTAAATCAAACAATGAAG CCAGCAGCAAACACTTGTCGTATGAGGAGGTCCTGAACCAGTCGAGTCCGAGTAACTGCACTGTGTATTGTGGTGGCATTGCTTCTGGCCTTTCAG ATCAACTGATGAGACAGACTTTCTCTCCGTTCGGGCAGATAATGGAGATCAGGGTTTTCCCGGAGAAAGGCTACTCATTTGTGAG gTTTGATTCTCACGAGGGTGCCGCCCATGCCATAGTGTCTGTAAATGGGACTTGCATTGAGGGCCACACTGTGAAGTGTTACTGGGGCAAAGAAACGGCTGACATGAGATCCATGCAACAGATGCAAATGCCCCAG CAGAATAAACCCACCTACGCGGCCCAGCCTTACGGACAGTGGGGTCAGTCGTATGGCAATGGTCAGCAGATGGGTCAGTATATGCCCAACGGCTGGCAGATGCCCACTTATGGTGTCTACGGGCAGGCCTGGAATCAGCAGGGATATAAATAA
- the tia1l gene encoding cytotoxic granule-associated RNA binding protein 1, like isoform X2, whose translation MMMMDEDQPRTLYVGNLSRDVTEALILQVFSQIGPCKSCKMIFDTAGNDPYCFVEFYENRHAAAALAAMNGRKILGKDMKVNWASMPGSQKKDTSNHFHVFVGDLSPEISTDDVRAAFAPFGKISDARVVKDLATGKSKGYGFISFINKWDAESAIQQMNGQWLGGRQIRTNWATRKPSAPKSNNEASSKHLSYEEVLNQSSPSNCTVYCGGIASGLSDQLMRQTFSPFGQIMEIRVFPEKGYSFVRFDSHEGAAHAIVSVNGTCIEGHTVKCYWGKETADMRSMQQMQMPQNKPTYAAQPYGQWGQSYGNGQQMGQYMPNGWQMPTYGVYGQAWNQQGYK comes from the exons ATGATGATGATGGACGAGGACCAGCCCAGGACATT GTATGTCGGGAACCTCTCCAGGGACGTTACGGAGGCCCTCATCCTGCAAGTGTTCTCCCAGATCGGCCCCTGCAAAAGCTGTAAAATGATATTTGAT acgGCTGGAAATGACCCATACTGCTTTGTGGAGTTCTATGAGAACAGACATGCTGCTGCAGCTTTGGCTGCCATGAATGGCAGGAAGATCTTAGGAAAG gACATGAAGGTTAACTGGGCCTCAATGCCAGGCAGTCAAAAGAAAGACACAAGCA ATCATTTCCATGTCTTTGTCGGTGACCTGAGCCCAGAAATCTCCACAGATGATGTCAGAGCAGCCTTTGCTCCGTTTGGAAAGATATC TGACGCCCGTGTGGTGAAGGATCTGGCCACAGGCAAATCTAAAGGATATGGTTTCAtctcttttattaataaatgg GATGCAGAAAGTGCTATTCAGCAAATGAATGGCCAGTGGCTGGGAGGCAGACAGATCAGAACAAACTGGGCCACAAGGAAGCCATCGGCTCCTAAATCAAACAATGAAG CCAGCAGCAAACACTTGTCGTATGAGGAGGTCCTGAACCAGTCGAGTCCGAGTAACTGCACTGTGTATTGTGGTGGCATTGCTTCTGGCCTTTCAG ATCAACTGATGAGACAGACTTTCTCTCCGTTCGGGCAGATAATGGAGATCAGGGTTTTCCCGGAGAAAGGCTACTCATTTGTGAG gTTTGATTCTCACGAGGGTGCCGCCCATGCCATAGTGTCTGTAAATGGGACTTGCATTGAGGGCCACACTGTGAAGTGTTACTGGGGCAAAGAAACGGCTGACATGAGATCCATGCAACAGATGCAAATGCCCCAG AATAAACCCACCTACGCGGCCCAGCCTTACGGACAGTGGGGTCAGTCGTATGGCAATGGTCAGCAGATGGGTCAGTATATGCCCAACGGCTGGCAGATGCCCACTTATGGTGTCTACGGGCAGGCCTGGAATCAGCAGGGATATAAATAA
- the tia1l gene encoding cytotoxic granule-associated RNA binding protein 1, like isoform X3: protein MIFDTAGNDPYCFVEFYENRHAAAALAAMNGRKILGKDMKVNWASMPGSQKKDTSNHFHVFVGDLSPEISTDDVRAAFAPFGKISDARVVKDLATGKSKGYGFISFINKWDAESAIQQMNGQWLGGRQIRTNWATRKPSAPKSNNEASSKHLSYEEVLNQSSPSNCTVYCGGIASGLSDQLMRQTFSPFGQIMEIRVFPEKGYSFVRFDSHEGAAHAIVSVNGTCIEGHTVKCYWGKETADMRSMQQMQMPQQNKPTYAAQPYGQWGQSYGNGQQMGQYMPNGWQMPTYGVYGQAWNQQGYK, encoded by the exons ATGATATTTGAT acgGCTGGAAATGACCCATACTGCTTTGTGGAGTTCTATGAGAACAGACATGCTGCTGCAGCTTTGGCTGCCATGAATGGCAGGAAGATCTTAGGAAAG gACATGAAGGTTAACTGGGCCTCAATGCCAGGCAGTCAAAAGAAAGACACAAGCA ATCATTTCCATGTCTTTGTCGGTGACCTGAGCCCAGAAATCTCCACAGATGATGTCAGAGCAGCCTTTGCTCCGTTTGGAAAGATATC TGACGCCCGTGTGGTGAAGGATCTGGCCACAGGCAAATCTAAAGGATATGGTTTCAtctcttttattaataaatgg GATGCAGAAAGTGCTATTCAGCAAATGAATGGCCAGTGGCTGGGAGGCAGACAGATCAGAACAAACTGGGCCACAAGGAAGCCATCGGCTCCTAAATCAAACAATGAAG CCAGCAGCAAACACTTGTCGTATGAGGAGGTCCTGAACCAGTCGAGTCCGAGTAACTGCACTGTGTATTGTGGTGGCATTGCTTCTGGCCTTTCAG ATCAACTGATGAGACAGACTTTCTCTCCGTTCGGGCAGATAATGGAGATCAGGGTTTTCCCGGAGAAAGGCTACTCATTTGTGAG gTTTGATTCTCACGAGGGTGCCGCCCATGCCATAGTGTCTGTAAATGGGACTTGCATTGAGGGCCACACTGTGAAGTGTTACTGGGGCAAAGAAACGGCTGACATGAGATCCATGCAACAGATGCAAATGCCCCAG CAGAATAAACCCACCTACGCGGCCCAGCCTTACGGACAGTGGGGTCAGTCGTATGGCAATGGTCAGCAGATGGGTCAGTATATGCCCAACGGCTGGCAGATGCCCACTTATGGTGTCTACGGGCAGGCCTGGAATCAGCAGGGATATAAATAA